A part of Streptococcus porcinus genomic DNA contains:
- a CDS encoding DUF1366 domain-containing protein, whose protein sequence is MFKVITKFPKELEDKSITGVTSIIEVDLPHVKGSLTFDLPPDFDNKTFAETLEKCEQIFYDEKYKDKAQTEKMTELSAKTSTGTQSLIELINILYKKGTLNDEDFMVLS, encoded by the coding sequence ATGTTTAAAGTTATTACAAAATTCCCCAAAGAGCTTGAGGACAAAAGTATCACAGGTGTGACATCAATAATTGAAGTTGATTTGCCACATGTTAAAGGTAGTTTAACTTTTGACTTGCCACCTGATTTTGACAATAAAACTTTTGCTGAAACACTCGAGAAATGTGAGCAAATCTTTTATGACGAAAAGTACAAAGACAAAGCACAGACTGAGAAGATGACAGAGCTTAGCGCAAAAACATCAACTGGTACACAGTCTTTAATAGAGCTTATTAATATACTTTATAAAAAAGGGACTTTAAATGATGAAGATTTTATGGTACTTAGTTAA
- a CDS encoding phage tail protein: MAIELGQAYVQIMPSAKGISGSISKQLDPEASSAGASAGSLIGGNIVKTLAGIVAAAGIGKLIGDAIKSSITEGAALQQSLGGVETLFKENATIVKKYADAAYKTAGLSANAYMENVTGFSASLLQSLGGDTKKAANIANMAMIDMADNSNKMGTSMESIQYAYQGFAKQNYTMLDNLKLGYGGTKEEMKRLLQDAEKLTGKKYDMSNLSDVYQAIHEVQKEIGITGTTAREAEHTFSGSLNAMKSSASNLLGKLALGEDIKPSLEALGKTTYTFVVGNFIPMLKNVLTGIPVILGTVIKEGLQSVFGNSIASQMMKELTKVNEVINTFYDMAFGSLSKKDNSDLLESLGFSPRTSKEIVNIAEQIGTTINTFIGQIPSVINSVGGLIIPLIQKITSGFSKLDFSGIKSIVTSILPALTTGFKRFMTISSPAIEKVSSSFLGLWNAIQPLASVLSKALTPAFQIIGSFLGGILSGILTGVAGAFDLIKIAIEVLTPVIKLLVDGFLALEPALSWLAEKIGFVIGLFSNLSTAGQGMGSMISSAWANMQSAITTSSTIISGAINFTKTVFSNLGNTATIIKNMISSAFTVAGNVISSVSGAIRSAINFVINVFTNFGGTVSNVSRIVIGWVNNIKATFNSVKNINLFEAGRAIIDSFLAGLKSGWDAVTGFVGGIAEWIKDNKGPIEYDKKLLIPAGNAIMDGLHKGLKDNFATVKGTVTSMADELQSAFGTPQLATEMPLSMTGQIASQVASGQLAYQVSATPSEFQNNFDLLKAISDLAGRPINVSMKINEREIAKAIAQPVEERQSLLKDQMNRMRGIVN, from the coding sequence ATGGCGATTGAATTAGGTCAAGCATATGTGCAGATAATGCCTTCGGCAAAAGGGATAAGCGGATCAATTAGTAAGCAATTAGACCCCGAAGCATCAAGCGCCGGAGCTAGTGCAGGCTCGCTAATTGGCGGAAATATTGTCAAAACTTTAGCGGGAATAGTTGCAGCAGCTGGGATAGGGAAGCTTATTGGAGATGCGATAAAATCATCAATAACAGAAGGTGCAGCTCTGCAACAATCTTTGGGCGGAGTTGAAACTTTGTTTAAAGAAAATGCGACTATTGTTAAAAAATACGCAGATGCAGCATATAAGACAGCTGGTTTGTCTGCGAATGCATATATGGAGAATGTAACAGGATTTTCCGCAAGTCTTCTGCAATCTTTAGGAGGAGATACTAAAAAAGCAGCTAATATAGCAAACATGGCGATGATCGACATGGCGGATAACTCAAATAAAATGGGAACTTCAATGGAGTCCATACAGTACGCCTACCAAGGATTTGCTAAGCAGAATTACACCATGCTTGATAACTTAAAACTTGGTTATGGTGGTACAAAAGAGGAAATGAAGAGATTGCTTCAAGACGCCGAAAAATTAACTGGCAAGAAGTATGACATGAGTAACTTATCTGATGTTTATCAAGCAATCCACGAAGTCCAAAAGGAAATTGGAATTACTGGAACTACCGCAAGAGAGGCGGAGCACACTTTCTCAGGTTCGTTAAACGCTATGAAATCTTCAGCTAGTAATCTTTTAGGCAAATTAGCGTTAGGAGAAGACATAAAACCTTCACTAGAAGCATTAGGGAAAACAACTTACACATTTGTTGTAGGTAATTTTATACCGATGTTAAAAAATGTGTTGACTGGAATACCGGTTATTTTAGGTACGGTTATCAAAGAGGGCTTGCAAAGCGTTTTTGGCAATAGTATTGCATCTCAGATGATGAAAGAACTGACAAAAGTCAACGAAGTTATCAACACTTTTTACGATATGGCTTTTGGCTCGCTTAGCAAAAAAGATAATAGCGACTTATTGGAAAGTTTGGGCTTTAGTCCCAGAACATCAAAAGAAATAGTAAATATAGCCGAACAAATCGGAACAACTATAAATACTTTCATAGGACAAATTCCAAGCGTCATAAATTCTGTTGGCGGTCTTATAATCCCTTTGATCCAGAAAATAACAAGTGGATTTTCAAAACTTGATTTTAGCGGTATTAAATCTATAGTCACATCAATCCTACCAGCTTTAACAACTGGTTTTAAACGATTTATGACTATTTCGAGTCCGGCCATTGAAAAAGTTTCTTCATCCTTTCTTGGTTTGTGGAATGCTATTCAGCCGTTAGCCTCCGTTTTGTCAAAGGCTTTGACGCCAGCTTTCCAAATTATTGGCTCATTTTTAGGTGGCATTCTGTCTGGAATTCTTACTGGTGTTGCTGGAGCATTCGATCTTATTAAAATAGCGATTGAAGTTTTAACACCTGTAATTAAGCTGCTTGTAGATGGTTTTCTCGCTTTAGAGCCAGCTTTAAGCTGGCTAGCAGAAAAAATAGGTTTTGTTATCGGCTTATTTAGCAATCTAAGCACAGCTGGGCAAGGAATGGGATCTATGATTTCATCGGCGTGGGCTAATATGCAGTCCGCTATTACAACATCAAGCACGATTATTTCAGGTGCTATTAACTTTACAAAGACTGTTTTTAGCAATCTTGGTAATACAGCTACAATAATAAAAAATATGATTTCGTCTGCGTTTACGGTAGCAGGAAATGTCATCTCGTCTGTTAGTGGTGCTATTCGTAGCGCTATTAATTTTGTTATCAATGTATTTACAAATTTTGGCGGAACAGTATCAAATGTGAGCAGAATAGTGATAGGTTGGGTAAACAACATAAAGGCTACTTTTAACAGCGTCAAAAATATAAATCTTTTCGAGGCTGGGAGGGCTATTATTGATAGTTTCTTAGCAGGCTTGAAAAGCGGTTGGGATGCTGTCACGGGATTTGTTGGCGGTATAGCTGAGTGGATAAAAGATAACAAAGGCCCTATTGAATATGACAAAAAGTTACTTATTCCGGCCGGAAATGCGATAATGGATGGCTTACATAAAGGATTAAAAGATAACTTTGCAACTGTAAAAGGGACTGTTACAAGTATGGCTGACGAGCTTCAAAGTGCTTTTGGGACACCTCAACTTGCAACAGAAATGCCTTTAAGCATGACAGGTCAAATTGCTAGCCAAGTGGCTAGTGGTCAACTTGCATATCAAGTAAGCGCCACACCATCAGAATTTCAAAATAATTTTGATTTACTCAAAGCTATTTCCGATTTAGCTGGTCGTCCAATTAATGTATCAATGAAGATCAACGAAAGAGAAATTGCCAAGGCTATCGCTCAGCCAGTAGAAGAACGGCAATCACTTTTAAAGGATCAAATGAATAGAATGAGAGGTATCGTTAATTAA
- a CDS encoding CD1375 family protein: MMIKLFATDLYYDNMSWSQFLKKEFSEYINNKVKAQLALMCDEEHLEMILAK; this comes from the coding sequence ATGATGATTAAATTATTTGCTACAGACTTATACTACGATAACATGAGTTGGTCACAGTTTTTGAAAAAAGAGTTTTCGGAGTACATTAACAACAAAGTTAAGGCACAGTTGGCTCTTATGTGCGACGAAGAACATTTGGAAATGATTTTAGCTAAATAG
- a CDS encoding distal tail protein Dit, protein MSYKTVRAYLNDIELTQWITIKPGFTIFKGSDKKLDLKNFDDSNGSIFLGTSYGHKVIEVPFYVKYETINDYDAFQLALRLKEPKKLRFDIAPDRYFMAIPVNDLDFDEIKLNGSGKITFVIPEGVARSNVYKRVQNYTLDGNKLTFQIENNGTEEALPIITIKHNSENGYIGLANQTGVFALGSPEAEDGAIVTKNEVLFDYSKAIAQSLEGAKNVGVLNYMAPTYDTELKRMRFDNILGSGKGGEYVVIGNRGTTPGYGEHEGTLTWDIAPDSNGEYTLNEHLWWSQVFIAVNQDRKGFLKMCVSGIKEDGTEEFLYGIETYKRKNGTETEYNFFALDDDGIGWRFYKKFTFSSENSKRNPFSMSRGRATEIFREEDKFRIFFDGKHYPVSVPSLRGKKSRKVHLAMGTCSDSRKYIDYMLFEKLRFEKMGVSHYNNIVNKYQPGDKVVINFEDDSVETKDVDSIQDMLLGSEPLTIPPGTSEFVIHLSSWISVIPEITIDFEERFL, encoded by the coding sequence ATGTCATATAAAACAGTTAGAGCATATCTTAACGATATCGAATTAACACAATGGATTACTATCAAACCAGGTTTCACTATTTTTAAAGGTAGCGATAAAAAGCTTGACTTGAAAAATTTTGACGATAGCAATGGATCTATTTTCTTAGGTACAAGCTACGGTCATAAGGTGATTGAAGTGCCATTTTATGTAAAGTATGAAACTATCAATGATTATGATGCTTTTCAACTCGCATTAAGATTGAAAGAGCCTAAAAAATTAAGATTTGATATCGCTCCGGACAGATATTTTATGGCTATTCCCGTAAATGACCTTGATTTCGATGAAATTAAATTGAACGGTAGTGGCAAAATTACGTTTGTCATTCCAGAAGGTGTCGCTAGAAGTAATGTCTATAAACGAGTTCAAAACTACACGCTAGACGGTAATAAATTAACTTTCCAAATTGAAAATAATGGAACTGAAGAGGCACTACCAATTATTACTATCAAGCATAATTCCGAAAACGGATATATTGGTTTAGCTAACCAAACAGGAGTTTTTGCTTTAGGGTCGCCTGAAGCTGAAGATGGGGCCATCGTTACAAAAAACGAGGTCCTTTTTGATTATTCGAAAGCCATTGCTCAGTCATTAGAAGGCGCTAAAAATGTTGGCGTTCTCAATTATATGGCACCTACTTATGACACAGAGCTAAAGCGCATGAGATTTGATAATATTCTTGGTTCTGGTAAAGGTGGAGAATATGTTGTTATCGGCAATCGTGGGACAACACCAGGTTACGGAGAGCATGAAGGAACACTAACTTGGGATATTGCTCCTGATTCGAACGGAGAATATACACTCAATGAGCATTTGTGGTGGTCTCAAGTATTTATTGCAGTCAATCAAGACCGCAAAGGGTTCCTTAAAATGTGTGTGTCAGGAATCAAAGAAGATGGTACAGAAGAATTCCTTTACGGGATCGAAACATATAAACGTAAAAATGGTACAGAAACTGAATATAACTTTTTTGCACTAGATGATGACGGGATCGGATGGAGATTTTATAAAAAATTTACATTCTCATCTGAAAATAGCAAACGAAATCCATTCAGTATGTCACGAGGTCGTGCTACTGAAATTTTTAGGGAAGAAGATAAGTTCAGGATTTTCTTTGATGGTAAACACTATCCAGTATCAGTACCGTCGCTTAGAGGTAAAAAGTCACGGAAAGTCCATTTGGCTATGGGGACTTGCTCAGACAGTAGAAAATACATTGACTACATGCTTTTTGAAAAACTACGATTTGAAAAAATGGGAGTTTCTCATTACAACAATATCGTAAACAAATATCAACCAGGTGATAAAGTCGTTATTAATTTTGAAGACGACTCTGTGGAGACTAAAGATGTTGATAGTATCCAAGACATGTTGCTTGGTTCAGAACCGTTAACTATTCCACCAGGAACATCAGAGTTTGTCATTCACTTGTCTAGTTGGATTTCGGTGATACCTGAAATAACAATTGATTTTGAAGAAAGGTTCTTGTAA
- a CDS encoding glucosaminidase domain-containing protein yields MIIVIHDSELKPVLILDNKKQGTLNFFDDQWTRHLMTGSSVFEFSVYKKNLLGDTPLSHKYDVLNDQAFVSFINKKGKVELFNVMRIEETENKITCYCENLNLELLNEYCPAFKADKAMSLEEYFVEFDMINFGALTIGVNEVKDKKLTLEWTATETKLARLLSIVTNFDAEVEFETKLNDNYTFKMLQVNIYKEYEEGVSSGVGQDKTDRVLRYHKNIDGVTKKVDKTQIYNAVKPFGKKKVTGTRVVSNPVTKKVTKLVTNRKTYVGGDLRLQDKILKKDFVQSIIDYAVLYNILPSGLIVQLFTESLWGTSYVARVDNNWGGLTWTGQTTRPSGVTVSRGSARPANEGGYYMHFASVADYLKDYAYLLAKQGIYNVVGKKTFATFTQGLFTIGGAKYNYAAVGYDRYKISMDSLRNQINKSNNNILNTIDSIWSTPVTTTGTTVAKRATQTINVLNQIQGMKGHRVGSGQCYALSAWYAMKLNGPGLDGGVTGFRGRIGAGVAASQIGTDYAWGSYQWLLDKNPTASNLKAGGIYNVRAFAPAPIQTGVYGHTGIIKSVTDTQVTVYEQNYAGRMYVIENVYNKTAFVNTLQTVCYPREIKEGMSVTGATTQQISGGTQISYDEVVQEAQTETYEEEQIVTIDKSIYKEWKDSKGQVEFYLKDGMFYAPLSKNRYPSVLSGNETKDNWIRKDLEVDTDSPAMLETVGLRDIKAHAYPIITYEVDGWFDGDIGDIVTIQDDGYKPPLILSARVVDQVVCDTNKKASKTTFSNYVEKASQISDDLISEMLRMYDDATPYNIRLAVSNGTAFKNGIGESLLTPTLEKNGKEYDAIFAYRNGDSHLDMGPQFLVKATDFSHVLNVTVEAYINDELVASAQVSFTDTEDGTDGVGVNSVSITYGLSKSAGTQPTTWTTDLPVAGQGDYLWTRKITDYTDSTKEDTIELTYSFQGKDGVAGASLKVSKIEYQAGTSGTVAPTGAWSTTIPSVPEGQYLWSKTTLSDNSIVYGIAKQGAVGPKGDKGDTYYPHTAWANSEDGKVDFSTTESKGRRYKGDYSDTNVAGSTDPTKYKWVDMTANAKTGNNNLLINTKSLSGNYFIANNSSETYLGGTIATAKAVSGSYQDAFRQAMKIAPEGNEFIVSFYAKSSVDNVTINNHFYSPNRTIKGVSSTGALFNNSNGGDGLIAFKLTTQWKRYWIKWTIRDASTEAENTPMWLILGRNFDSVNSVYIALPALYAGNLNTEWSKAPEDVDAKIDSKADEDFTIEQLNLIAENQRLLKAENDAKASLEELNTWVNTIKEQLEAQKNGQRISEEALIEASTRVTQIQAKLGEIALVTEAITQYMSYSENGLIIGMKDGTSSVRVTTDRISFYSGGTETAFISQGFLQIESGVFTLRLQIGHYLFEEDGNGMLMIGRVI; encoded by the coding sequence ATGATTATAGTAATTCATGATTCAGAGTTGAAACCAGTCTTAATACTTGATAATAAGAAACAAGGAACCTTGAACTTTTTTGATGATCAGTGGACAAGACATTTAATGACAGGGTCGTCCGTTTTTGAATTTTCTGTTTACAAAAAGAATTTACTAGGTGATACACCACTTTCTCACAAATATGACGTCTTGAATGACCAGGCATTTGTCTCTTTTATTAACAAAAAAGGCAAAGTTGAACTTTTTAACGTCATGCGGATTGAAGAAACTGAAAATAAAATCACTTGCTACTGTGAAAACCTAAACCTTGAATTACTAAATGAGTATTGTCCAGCATTCAAAGCTGATAAAGCGATGTCACTGGAAGAATATTTTGTTGAATTTGACATGATTAACTTCGGTGCATTAACTATTGGTGTTAACGAGGTTAAAGACAAGAAACTCACACTTGAGTGGACAGCAACTGAAACTAAACTTGCTAGACTTTTATCTATTGTTACCAATTTTGATGCAGAGGTTGAGTTCGAAACAAAGCTAAATGACAACTATACCTTTAAAATGCTTCAGGTTAACATTTACAAAGAATATGAAGAAGGCGTCTCAAGCGGAGTTGGTCAAGATAAGACTGATAGAGTGCTTAGATATCATAAAAACATCGATGGTGTTACAAAGAAAGTAGATAAGACTCAGATATATAATGCAGTCAAACCATTTGGTAAAAAGAAGGTAACTGGAACAAGAGTTGTTTCTAATCCAGTTACAAAAAAAGTAACTAAACTAGTTACTAACAGAAAAACATATGTTGGCGGTGATCTTCGACTTCAAGATAAAATTTTGAAGAAGGATTTTGTTCAATCAATTATTGATTATGCTGTTCTATATAATATTCTTCCATCAGGTCTAATTGTTCAGCTATTTACAGAGTCATTATGGGGAACAAGTTATGTAGCACGAGTGGACAATAACTGGGGCGGTTTAACATGGACTGGTCAAACTACTCGACCAAGTGGCGTCACAGTCTCAAGAGGTAGTGCAAGACCTGCAAATGAAGGTGGCTATTACATGCATTTCGCAAGTGTAGCTGATTACCTTAAAGACTATGCTTATCTTTTAGCAAAACAAGGCATTTACAATGTAGTTGGCAAAAAAACTTTTGCTACATTTACTCAAGGATTATTTACAATTGGCGGGGCAAAATATAATTATGCTGCTGTTGGTTATGATAGATATAAAATTTCGATGGACTCTTTGAGAAATCAAATCAATAAGAGTAATAACAATATCTTAAATACTATCGACAGTATCTGGTCAACACCAGTAACTACAACGGGAACGACAGTTGCTAAACGAGCGACTCAAACAATCAATGTACTTAACCAAATTCAAGGGATGAAGGGGCACAGAGTTGGTTCAGGGCAATGTTATGCGTTGTCGGCTTGGTATGCTATGAAACTAAATGGCCCTGGACTCGATGGTGGGGTCACTGGCTTTAGAGGTCGTATTGGCGCAGGTGTGGCGGCATCACAAATCGGTACTGACTATGCTTGGGGTTCCTATCAGTGGTTATTAGATAAAAACCCAACGGCAAGTAACTTAAAAGCCGGCGGTATTTATAACGTAAGAGCATTTGCTCCAGCACCTATCCAAACTGGTGTTTATGGTCATACTGGGATTATTAAAAGTGTTACAGATACTCAAGTTACTGTTTATGAGCAAAATTATGCAGGTAGAATGTATGTTATCGAAAATGTTTATAATAAGACAGCTTTTGTAAATACACTTCAAACAGTTTGTTATCCTCGTGAGATTAAAGAGGGTATGTCTGTAACAGGTGCAACGACTCAACAAATTTCAGGCGGTACTCAAATTTCATATGATGAAGTAGTACAGGAAGCTCAAACTGAAACTTACGAAGAAGAACAAATTGTAACTATCGACAAATCAATCTATAAAGAGTGGAAAGACTCAAAAGGCCAAGTTGAATTTTACCTGAAAGATGGAATGTTTTATGCGCCATTGTCAAAAAATAGGTATCCTTCAGTGTTATCCGGAAACGAGACAAAAGATAACTGGATTCGGAAAGATTTAGAAGTTGATACGGATAGTCCAGCTATGCTTGAAACTGTTGGACTACGTGACATCAAAGCGCATGCTTATCCAATAATCACTTATGAGGTTGATGGATGGTTCGACGGAGACATCGGAGATATTGTCACAATTCAAGATGATGGTTATAAGCCACCGCTAATTTTATCTGCAAGGGTAGTTGACCAAGTAGTTTGTGACACCAACAAAAAGGCTAGCAAGACAACGTTTAGTAATTATGTTGAAAAAGCTAGCCAAATTTCGGATGACTTAATTAGTGAAATGCTTCGTATGTATGATGATGCAACACCTTATAATATCAGACTGGCGGTATCAAATGGTACTGCTTTTAAAAACGGTATTGGTGAGTCATTACTAACACCAACTCTTGAAAAAAATGGAAAAGAGTATGACGCCATTTTTGCTTACAGAAACGGTGACAGCCACTTAGATATGGGTCCTCAATTTTTGGTAAAAGCAACCGACTTTAGCCATGTCCTAAATGTGACAGTCGAAGCCTATATAAACGATGAGTTAGTAGCATCAGCTCAAGTATCATTTACAGATACTGAAGACGGTACTGATGGTGTAGGCGTTAACTCTGTTTCAATCACTTACGGCTTATCAAAATCAGCTGGCACTCAACCGACAACTTGGACGACTGATTTACCAGTAGCTGGGCAAGGTGATTATCTATGGACTAGAAAAATAACGGACTACACTGACTCTACAAAAGAAGACACCATTGAATTAACTTACAGTTTCCAGGGCAAGGATGGCGTTGCTGGAGCATCGCTTAAAGTATCAAAAATAGAGTATCAAGCAGGAACGAGTGGCACAGTTGCACCAACAGGGGCATGGTCTACAACAATTCCAAGTGTCCCCGAAGGGCAATATCTATGGTCTAAGACAACACTGTCAGACAACAGTATTGTCTATGGTATAGCTAAACAAGGTGCTGTCGGCCCTAAGGGGGACAAAGGGGACACTTACTATCCGCATACTGCATGGGCTAACAGCGAGGATGGCAAAGTAGACTTTAGTACAACTGAGTCAAAAGGAAGACGGTATAAAGGTGACTACTCAGATACTAATGTAGCAGGTAGCACTGACCCTACCAAGTACAAATGGGTTGATATGACTGCTAATGCAAAGACTGGCAACAATAACTTATTGATTAACACAAAGTCATTATCAGGTAATTACTTTATTGCTAACAATTCATCTGAGACTTATTTAGGCGGTACTATTGCGACTGCAAAAGCAGTCAGCGGATCATATCAAGATGCTTTTAGGCAAGCGATGAAAATTGCCCCCGAAGGAAACGAGTTTATAGTTTCGTTTTATGCTAAGAGTTCGGTTGATAATGTAACAATTAACAATCATTTTTATTCACCGAACAGAACAATTAAAGGAGTTTCCAGTACAGGCGCATTATTTAACAATTCAAATGGCGGCGATGGTTTAATAGCGTTTAAGCTAACAACTCAATGGAAACGTTATTGGATAAAATGGACTATTCGTGATGCTAGTACAGAGGCCGAAAACACACCAATGTGGTTAATTTTAGGTCGCAACTTTGACTCAGTAAATAGCGTATATATCGCTTTACCTGCTTTGTACGCTGGGAACCTTAACACAGAGTGGTCTAAAGCTCCTGAAGATGTCGACGCTAAAATTGACTCAAAAGCAGATGAAGATTTTACCATTGAGCAATTAAACTTAATAGCGGAAAATCAGCGTTTATTAAAGGCGGAAAATGATGCAAAGGCAAGTTTAGAAGAGTTAAACACTTGGGTCAATACCATTAAAGAGCAACTTGAGGCACAAAAAAATGGGCAACGTATATCAGAGGAAGCCTTAATTGAAGCATCTACTCGTGTCACACAAATACAAGCTAAACTTGGGGAAATAGCACTTGTCACCGAAGCTATCACGCAGTATATGTCATACTCTGAAAATGGACTTATTATCGGAATGAAAGACGGTACGTCAAGCGTACGTGTGACAACTGACCGAATTAGTTTTTACTCAGGCGGAACAGAAACTGCTTTTATTAGTCAAGGATTTTTACAAATCGAATCTGGGGTATTTACATTACGTTTACAAATCGGACATTATTTGTTTGAGGAGGATGGTAATGGAATGCTCATGATTGGACGAGTAATATAG
- a CDS encoding DUF859 family phage minor structural protein, whose protein sequence is MATYYSNADRGYRLTYIVDELSTSTAKNSSQVRFRLYLTTGANSYAQYSFGGYAWVGSKYDFTAPSALGANSNYLLIDKTIEIPHDSNGNKTVVVAAKLNGPGGFAPSTLTISDKNFELTKIARASSVTSTSGYFGDTLAITINRSDASFTHDVRYEFEGLSGTVASNVATSATLATQLDWMTKIPNTKTASGKIIVDTKSGSTVIGTSETQFTLNVPVTIKPQIAGLTITDTNTKVPAIVGANNFIQIVSNPSVTFNGAIGAYGSTIETYTAKIVGKDQAVYSNGGAFGVLKWFGQATVEATVTDSRGQVSDPFRTTINVLEYKGTSIDFKTDRGAVNANQIVVTVTASVSPLLIGGVQKNKMILSFKTAPSGTQTFTIDTSSASTTYTSKYELISQQFVLSGTFDNAKSFDVYGTITDAFGIADSKKVPVSSQFKALTLMDAGSPAKSGVGINKKWEKGAVDAIGDAYITGKYYSNGKPVQQMQITQEDGTAIIFSGDINNLKTTGFYMAYRSATTNLPSAETGAHTWFHIIVQRHNDLWVKQTVTDFSGVIHSYRICSNGVWGAWIPIITANSPSQINTGWVNIGNSFYYKQVGDVVYLRYDFASNGVTRLSAGNMPTTLTPRAMMFDITGWTTAVDKQIQIQVNDNGLIEWLNPGAYKNNYRGQISWAI, encoded by the coding sequence ATGGCTACATATTATAGTAATGCGGACAGAGGATATCGCTTAACTTATATAGTTGACGAGTTATCGACTTCAACCGCAAAAAACTCTAGTCAGGTTAGATTTAGATTGTATTTAACAACAGGTGCTAACAGCTATGCTCAATATAGTTTTGGCGGTTACGCTTGGGTTGGTAGCAAGTATGACTTTACAGCTCCATCAGCTCTAGGGGCTAACAGTAATTACTTGCTTATTGACAAAACTATTGAGATACCTCATGACTCAAACGGTAATAAGACAGTCGTAGTGGCTGCTAAATTAAATGGACCAGGCGGATTTGCGCCATCAACGCTAACTATTAGTGATAAAAATTTTGAGTTAACAAAAATTGCAAGAGCAAGCTCTGTTACATCAACTAGCGGATATTTTGGCGATACTTTGGCAATCACGATTAATCGCTCTGATGCAAGTTTTACACATGATGTTAGATATGAATTTGAAGGATTATCTGGTACGGTAGCAAGTAATGTTGCAACATCTGCGACACTTGCAACACAATTGGATTGGATGACAAAAATCCCAAACACCAAAACGGCAAGCGGAAAAATTATAGTTGATACAAAATCGGGTAGCACGGTTATTGGTACATCGGAGACGCAATTTACTTTAAATGTGCCAGTCACAATCAAGCCCCAAATAGCTGGATTAACAATTACAGATACAAATACAAAAGTCCCAGCAATTGTTGGGGCTAATAATTTTATCCAAATCGTATCGAATCCATCTGTTACCTTTAATGGTGCAATTGGTGCTTATGGCTCAACAATCGAGACCTACACAGCTAAGATAGTTGGTAAAGACCAAGCTGTCTATAGTAACGGTGGGGCATTTGGTGTTTTAAAATGGTTTGGTCAAGCAACTGTTGAGGCTACTGTTACAGATAGCCGAGGACAAGTCTCCGACCCATTTAGGACTACTATTAATGTATTAGAGTATAAAGGTACATCTATTGACTTTAAAACTGATAGAGGAGCAGTAAACGCTAATCAAATTGTTGTTACCGTGACAGCCTCTGTTAGTCCGCTTTTAATAGGTGGTGTGCAAAAAAACAAGATGATTCTCAGCTTTAAAACGGCTCCATCTGGCACACAAACATTTACAATTGACACTTCAAGCGCTAGTACGACTTATACAAGCAAATATGAGTTAATCTCTCAACAATTTGTTTTATCTGGTACATTTGACAATGCAAAATCATTTGATGTTTACGGCACAATAACCGACGCTTTTGGCATTGCTGACTCCAAAAAAGTACCAGTGTCATCACAGTTTAAAGCGTTAACGCTTATGGATGCTGGCAGTCCAGCTAAAAGCGGAGTTGGAATAAATAAAAAGTGGGAAAAAGGTGCAGTTGATGCAATCGGCGATGCTTACATAACTGGAAAGTATTATAGTAATGGGAAACCAGTCCAACAGATGCAAATAACGCAAGAAGACGGGACTGCAATAATTTTTTCTGGGGATATAAACAATTTAAAAACCACTGGGTTTTATATGGCGTATCGTTCAGCTACAACAAACTTACCCTCGGCTGAGACCGGCGCTCATACGTGGTTTCACATAATCGTGCAGAGACACAATGATTTGTGGGTTAAGCAAACAGTAACTGATTTTTCAGGGGTTATACATTCATATCGCATTTGTAGCAATGGAGTTTGGGGGGCGTGGATACCAATTATCACAGCAAACAGCCCAAGTCAAATTAACACTGGATGGGTAAACATTGGTAATAGTTTTTACTATAAACAAGTTGGTGATGTTGTATACCTGAGATATGATTTTGCATCTAATGGCGTCACGAGACTTAGCGCTGGGAATATGCCAACAACACTAACGCCGAGAGCTATGATGTTTGATATCACAGGTTGGACAACTGCTGTTGATAAGCAAATACAGATCCAAGTCAATGACAACGGATTAATCGAGTGGCTAAATCCTGGCGCTTATAAAAACAATTACAGGGGCCAAATTTCGTGGGCAATCTAA